A genomic window from Corynebacterium fournieri includes:
- a CDS encoding Rib/alpha-like domain-containing protein, which produces MRTKLIALASTLALVCAPISPAHAEDSYEPTSVVPGLTATIEPPLPRGAAWYESASLPEWAMLTPDGTIRLEPGEEVTPGTYEWPVVATFPDETTQTYPVRVTVGTDSDASDEGAVIDAFVQYAPEVSHRCAATALGVGLPLLVLLPLGFASQMSFPFVARQNNLQLQLENLPFLVDVKLRDLNSKDVDMGIAGVLAAAGLAGAGAIISQCQ; this is translated from the coding sequence ATGCGCACCAAACTTATCGCACTGGCGAGCACGCTCGCACTCGTGTGCGCGCCCATTTCCCCAGCTCATGCGGAAGATTCATACGAGCCCACCTCGGTCGTTCCGGGCTTGACCGCCACCATCGAGCCCCCACTGCCCCGCGGCGCGGCGTGGTATGAGTCGGCTTCCTTGCCCGAATGGGCGATGCTCACACCCGACGGGACCATCCGTCTCGAGCCGGGGGAGGAGGTTACCCCCGGCACCTACGAGTGGCCCGTGGTCGCGACCTTCCCGGACGAGACCACCCAGACCTACCCGGTGCGCGTCACCGTCGGCACTGACAGCGACGCGTCCGACGAGGGCGCCGTGATCGACGCGTTCGTGCAGTACGCCCCGGAGGTGTCCCATCGTTGCGCTGCCACCGCCCTCGGCGTGGGCCTGCCGCTGTTGGTGCTGCTGCCGCTGGGGTTCGCCTCCCAGATGAGCTTCCCGTTCGTCGCCCGTCAGAACAACCTGCAGCTGCAATTGGAGAACCTGCCGTTCCTCGTGGACGTCAAGCTGCGCGACCTCAACTCCAAGGACGTGGACATGGGCATCGCCGGCGTCCTCGCCGCAGCGGGCCTGGCCGGCGCCGGCGCCATCATCTCCCAGTGCCAGTAG
- the thpR gene encoding RNA 2',3'-cyclic phosphodiesterase, whose translation MRRLFAAIVPPADVREHLITALRPIRDFSGTEVRWADPDNWHITVAFYGSQPNDAAAVTDHLAQATAFTRPLRLHLRGAGCFDRRTMWIGVGGDKAPLKDLMADCQLDPDMRRRQRAHLTVARTGTRTRDPWLLDDHAHALAIYTGPEFAADEVLLFESHLGKGRSGGPKYEMVDKFYLR comes from the coding sequence ATGAGACGCCTCTTCGCAGCGATCGTCCCACCGGCCGATGTTCGCGAACACCTCATCACCGCCCTGCGGCCCATCCGCGACTTCTCAGGCACAGAAGTCCGGTGGGCGGATCCCGACAACTGGCACATCACGGTCGCCTTCTACGGGTCACAGCCCAACGACGCCGCCGCGGTCACCGACCACCTGGCCCAAGCCACCGCCTTCACCCGGCCCTTGAGGTTGCACCTCCGAGGAGCCGGGTGTTTTGATCGGCGCACCATGTGGATCGGCGTCGGCGGGGACAAAGCGCCCCTGAAAGACCTGATGGCCGATTGCCAACTCGACCCCGACATGCGCCGCCGCCAACGCGCGCACCTGACCGTGGCGCGGACCGGCACCCGAACCAGGGACCCATGGCTTCTCGACGACCACGCGCACGCACTCGCCATCTACACCGGACCCGAATTCGCCGCCGATGAGGTGCTGCTTTTCGAGTCCCACCTGGGCAAAGGCCGAAGCGGTGGGCCGAAATACGAGATGGTGGACAAGTTCTACCTGCGTTAG
- a CDS encoding SDR family oxidoreductase encodes MSEQKVAVVTGGSAGIGEATCRALAADGWKVVVAARRLEKCKAIAEEIGGVALELDVTDRRSVDKLAALERVDLLVNNAGGAKELDYLRDAGDEDWQWMFETNVMGTMRVTRALYPQLKAAKGLVVNIGSVAGTDAYKGGSGYNAAKHGLRGVTRAFRREEAEHGIRVCEIDPGRVKTDFSLNRFGGDAERANKVYEGKLNLSAADIAEAVRWVASLPSHVNVDTMSIMPVDQAER; translated from the coding sequence ATGAGCGAGCAGAAGGTAGCAGTAGTCACGGGCGGATCGGCAGGCATCGGGGAGGCCACCTGCAGGGCGCTGGCGGCGGACGGCTGGAAGGTCGTCGTGGCGGCAAGGCGCCTGGAGAAGTGCAAGGCCATCGCGGAGGAGATCGGGGGCGTGGCGCTCGAGTTGGATGTGACGGACCGGAGGAGCGTCGACAAGCTTGCGGCCCTAGAGCGCGTGGACCTGCTGGTCAACAACGCGGGCGGGGCGAAGGAGCTGGACTATCTGCGGGATGCGGGCGACGAGGACTGGCAGTGGATGTTTGAGACGAACGTGATGGGCACGATGCGCGTCACCCGTGCGCTGTACCCGCAGCTCAAGGCAGCAAAAGGGCTGGTGGTCAACATCGGTTCGGTGGCGGGCACGGACGCGTACAAGGGCGGCTCCGGCTACAACGCCGCCAAGCACGGGCTGCGGGGTGTGACCAGGGCGTTCCGGCGTGAAGAGGCGGAACACGGCATCCGTGTGTGCGAGATCGACCCGGGGCGGGTGAAAACGGACTTTTCGCTGAACCGCTTCGGCGGGGATGCGGAGCGCGCAAACAAGGTCTACGAGGGCAAACTCAACTTAAGCGCCGCGGACATCGCCGAGGCGGTGCGGTGGGTGGCCAGCTTGCCGTCGCACGTCAACGTGGACACGATGAGCATCATGCCCGTGGATCAGGCGGAACGCTAG
- a CDS encoding ATP-dependent RNA helicase: MFDLAKIGRDLPVSRVIDQLPEQGPLVVEAPPGTGKTTLVPPAIANIAGKTLVTAPRRVAVRSAAQRLSLLDGVPLGHKVGYSIRGEHKDGSEVEFVTPGVLLNRLLKDPGLEGVGAVVVDEVHERQLDTDLVLAMCMEVALLRDDLYLAAMSATLDARKFADHMGAQILSTEAVTHPLEISYAPHAERIQGTRDFYRHVAAQTRGEHRTLVFVPGAREVDLVCGFLDDAVALHGRQSSAEQDEALHGDARVVVSTSVAESSITVPGVRKVVDAGLSRVPKRDARGMTGLVTVSEAKTSADQRAGRAGRIAAGEVVRAFSREEYAKMQPDITPEILTADLTGALLTMKAWGSPDLPLLDVPKDLSQAESNLEALGATQNGRITDFGKKLASMPLDPRLGAALLEWGAQAAPTISRLAGDAPRLHRLVEDKGPVDPGEVIASAFPQWIAKKVGDEYLLASGTRAKFPSNAEWIAVAEVQRTNGGAVIREAEPIAFPQHRVVEETRAYLEDGKVRGRKIARIGAIELSSTPVQLTPDEAAEALTDLDFSSFPLTKEEQHLKERLDFLHETLGWPDVGRGDYSVEVREVAEGASIGNCDMRQAMLRQLDWKQAAELDAAAPKQYQYDTGRPVKRVKLQHMFGKNGETVSGVKVLYHLLSPAGRPLAVTDDLDSFWAGPYQQVRKEMRGRYPKHAWPEDPTGTGR, encoded by the coding sequence ATGTTTGACCTTGCGAAAATTGGTCGGGATTTACCGGTGTCGCGCGTCATCGACCAGCTGCCGGAGCAAGGTCCCCTGGTGGTCGAGGCCCCGCCCGGAACGGGCAAGACCACGTTGGTGCCGCCGGCGATTGCCAATATCGCGGGAAAGACGCTGGTCACGGCTCCTCGGCGTGTTGCGGTGAGGTCCGCGGCGCAGAGGCTTTCGCTTCTCGACGGCGTCCCGCTCGGCCACAAAGTCGGCTACAGCATCCGCGGGGAGCACAAGGATGGCTCTGAGGTCGAATTTGTCACGCCTGGGGTGTTGCTCAACCGCCTGCTCAAGGATCCCGGGCTGGAGGGCGTCGGCGCGGTGGTGGTCGACGAGGTGCACGAGCGCCAGCTGGACACGGACCTGGTGCTGGCGATGTGCATGGAGGTGGCGCTTTTGCGCGACGACCTGTATTTGGCGGCCATGTCCGCGACGTTGGACGCGCGCAAGTTCGCCGACCACATGGGCGCGCAGATCCTGTCCACGGAGGCGGTGACGCACCCGTTGGAGATCAGCTACGCCCCGCACGCGGAGCGGATTCAGGGCACGAGGGACTTTTACCGTCACGTCGCTGCGCAGACGAGGGGCGAGCATCGCACGCTGGTGTTCGTGCCTGGGGCGCGCGAGGTGGATCTGGTGTGCGGGTTTTTGGACGATGCTGTTGCCTTGCACGGCCGGCAGTCCAGCGCGGAGCAGGACGAGGCGCTGCACGGGGATGCGCGGGTGGTTGTGTCGACGTCGGTGGCGGAGTCTTCCATCACGGTGCCGGGGGTGCGCAAGGTGGTGGATGCGGGGCTGTCCAGGGTGCCAAAGCGGGATGCCCGCGGCATGACGGGCCTGGTCACGGTGTCGGAGGCGAAGACTAGCGCGGATCAGCGGGCGGGGCGTGCGGGCCGCATCGCCGCCGGCGAGGTGGTGCGCGCATTCTCCCGGGAGGAGTACGCGAAGATGCAGCCGGACATCACCCCGGAGATCCTCACCGCGGATCTCACCGGCGCGCTGCTGACTATGAAGGCGTGGGGGTCGCCGGACTTGCCGCTTCTCGACGTACCAAAGGACCTCTCCCAAGCCGAGTCCAACCTCGAAGCTCTCGGGGCGACACAAAACGGCAGGATCACTGACTTTGGCAAGAAGCTCGCGAGTATGCCTCTGGACCCGAGACTCGGCGCGGCGCTACTTGAGTGGGGCGCCCAAGCAGCGCCGACGATCTCGCGGCTGGCGGGCGACGCTCCCCGGTTGCACAGGCTGGTGGAGGACAAGGGCCCGGTGGATCCCGGCGAGGTGATTGCCAGTGCGTTTCCGCAGTGGATAGCCAAGAAGGTGGGCGACGAATACCTGTTGGCGTCTGGAACAAGAGCGAAGTTCCCCTCGAACGCGGAGTGGATTGCGGTGGCGGAAGTCCAGCGGACTAACGGCGGTGCGGTGATCCGGGAGGCGGAGCCGATCGCTTTTCCGCAGCACCGGGTGGTGGAGGAAACCCGCGCGTACCTGGAAGACGGCAAGGTGCGGGGGCGCAAAATCGCACGGATCGGCGCAATTGAGCTGAGCTCCACACCGGTACAGCTGACTCCGGACGAGGCGGCGGAGGCGCTGACGGACCTGGATTTCTCCAGCTTCCCGCTGACCAAGGAGGAGCAGCACTTGAAGGAGCGGCTCGACTTCCTGCACGAGACTTTGGGCTGGCCGGATGTGGGCCGGGGCGATTACTCGGTGGAGGTGCGGGAGGTGGCCGAAGGTGCGTCGATAGGCAATTGCGACATGCGGCAGGCGATGCTGCGCCAGCTGGATTGGAAGCAGGCGGCGGAGCTGGACGCCGCGGCGCCGAAGCAGTACCAGTACGACACTGGCCGGCCCGTCAAGCGGGTGAAGTTGCAGCACATGTTCGGCAAAAACGGCGAGACAGTCTCAGGCGTGAAGGTGCTCTACCACCTGCTTTCGCCCGCCGGCAGGCCGCTGGCAGTCACGGACGACCTGGACAGCTTTTGGGCGGGGCCGTACCAGCAGGTGCGCAAGGAGATGCGGGGGCGCTACCCCAAGCACGCGTGGCCGGAAGACCCTACTGGCACTGGGAGATGA
- a CDS encoding HNH endonuclease signature motif containing protein produces MTTATKTPKQFRNQRKHDPDSECAQAIRDTYWTMFGHYAFPGYDVDDFDATVTKLQLATGWHKGFVKNAILGHAALQDLPRLRELQQDTRVMDIGHLTAVYTGIEELGPDATEEALELIDDTLCTTFTPKRHDQAVPQRKTVTDRIRAAIKKMDPSRAYDKRKRDERVKDTTDSFGIYEYKDRATVQLDTNSLYGRKIQANVAAVARELGISAAEAAIKLLSGEIAGIEVTPVLNIYTPRNRAVSGPVYIPGSGWTTPEATTAFEDWLATNFPILRDLDKEAEKVLQGYGPGEAMRHAVYARNRTCIYPECNRPAEQCQLDHRIPYDEGGRTEVDNLFPLCQHHHNMKTDRRIFYVPDPYSGDIIWLFADGSYEVTTEEGILRDQITPYNPRWQSSMHNVRKNRARAAEFFAKGHTILDAFEEDLDLEQATAAIEDLEQEYGMTFGFAPEMPYVEPFPEEPVDAPFPDPQEEA; encoded by the coding sequence GTGACCACCGCAACCAAGACACCAAAACAGTTCCGCAACCAGCGCAAACACGACCCGGACAGCGAATGCGCCCAGGCCATCCGGGACACGTACTGGACCATGTTCGGGCACTACGCATTCCCGGGGTACGACGTCGACGACTTCGATGCCACAGTGACAAAGCTGCAGCTCGCCACCGGTTGGCACAAGGGGTTCGTCAAAAATGCGATCCTGGGGCACGCCGCTCTGCAGGACCTACCGCGCCTGCGTGAGCTGCAGCAGGACACGCGCGTGATGGATATCGGCCATCTCACCGCGGTCTACACCGGCATCGAGGAGTTGGGGCCGGATGCCACCGAGGAAGCGCTCGAGCTTATCGACGACACCCTGTGCACCACCTTCACCCCAAAGCGCCACGACCAGGCGGTTCCGCAGCGAAAGACCGTCACGGACCGGATCCGGGCCGCCATCAAGAAGATGGACCCGTCCCGCGCCTACGACAAGCGCAAGCGAGACGAGCGCGTGAAGGACACCACGGACTCCTTCGGCATATACGAATACAAGGACCGTGCCACGGTGCAGCTGGACACGAACTCGTTGTACGGCCGAAAGATTCAGGCGAACGTCGCTGCCGTGGCTCGCGAGCTGGGCATCAGCGCAGCCGAAGCGGCCATCAAACTTCTCAGCGGCGAGATTGCCGGCATCGAGGTGACACCGGTGTTGAACATCTACACGCCAAGAAACCGGGCGGTCAGCGGCCCCGTTTATATACCGGGCAGCGGGTGGACGACCCCGGAGGCCACCACCGCGTTCGAGGATTGGCTGGCCACCAACTTCCCCATCCTGCGCGATCTGGACAAGGAAGCAGAGAAGGTGCTCCAGGGCTACGGCCCCGGCGAGGCGATGCGCCACGCTGTCTACGCACGCAACCGCACCTGCATCTATCCGGAGTGCAACCGCCCGGCCGAGCAGTGCCAGCTGGACCACCGCATCCCCTACGACGAGGGCGGCCGCACCGAGGTGGACAACCTGTTCCCCCTGTGCCAGCACCACCACAACATGAAAACCGATCGGCGCATTTTCTACGTCCCCGACCCGTATTCGGGCGACATTATTTGGTTGTTCGCCGACGGATCCTACGAGGTCACCACAGAGGAAGGAATACTGCGCGACCAGATCACCCCCTACAACCCCCGCTGGCAATCCAGCATGCACAACGTGCGCAAGAACCGGGCCCGCGCCGCGGAATTCTTCGCCAAAGGCCACACCATCCTCGACGCTTTCGAAGAGGACCTGGACCTCGAGCAAGCCACCGCAGCGATCGAGGACTTAGAGCAGGAGTACGGCATGACTTTCGGGTTCGCCCCCGAGATGCCGTACGTGGAGCCCTTCCCCGAAGAACCGGTGGACGCCCCCTTCCCCGATCCGCAGGAGGAGGCCTAA
- a CDS encoding alpha-ketoglutarate-dependent dioxygenase AlkB, whose translation MRYIEHVLVIPRPPARIIPGAVHLPAFLSPDEQEKLVDQARAIAREVAGTPVAMRRPQVGHGQMDAWLLSLGWFWATNPYRMLKEVDGHQVPPVPENFQTIADEVMERARQIDPLVGPTPTIQTALVNFYPPGKGMGQHVDAEEESENAVVSLSFGQDTIFRIEGHDVLLMSGDAVVFGGPARRARHGVLGARKGTSPLLNGRLNITMRQMGQPLHSGT comes from the coding sequence ATGCGCTACATTGAGCACGTGCTCGTCATTCCGCGGCCGCCTGCCCGCATCATCCCTGGTGCGGTCCATTTGCCTGCCTTCCTCAGCCCGGATGAGCAGGAGAAACTGGTTGATCAGGCGCGTGCGATCGCACGCGAGGTGGCGGGGACGCCGGTTGCTATGCGACGTCCACAGGTCGGCCACGGCCAGATGGACGCCTGGCTGCTCTCGCTCGGATGGTTCTGGGCCACTAATCCCTACCGCATGCTCAAAGAGGTGGACGGCCACCAGGTCCCGCCCGTCCCCGAGAACTTTCAAACGATCGCGGACGAGGTGATGGAGCGCGCCCGGCAGATTGACCCGCTGGTCGGCCCCACCCCGACCATCCAGACGGCGCTGGTGAACTTTTACCCGCCCGGCAAGGGGATGGGGCAGCACGTGGACGCCGAGGAGGAGTCCGAAAACGCCGTGGTCAGCCTGTCGTTCGGGCAGGACACCATCTTCCGCATCGAGGGGCACGACGTGCTGCTCATGTCCGGTGACGCGGTGGTGTTCGGCGGACCGGCCAGGAGGGCGAGGCACGGTGTGCTGGGGGCGAGGAAAGGCACCTCACCCCTGTTGAACGGCCGCCTGAACATCACCATGCGGCAGATGGGGCAGCCCCTACACTCGGGTACATGA
- a CDS encoding RNA-binding S4 domain-containing protein: MHIDVPITGETIKLGQFLKLANLVESGGHAKEAIVAGEVTVNNEVVTSRGHSLIDGDTVGLGEDSATVVVDGEDGDYFDERTANDDFDPEKWRNM, encoded by the coding sequence ATGCATATCGACGTGCCCATTACGGGCGAGACGATCAAACTCGGCCAATTTCTCAAGCTGGCCAACCTCGTCGAATCCGGCGGCCACGCCAAGGAAGCGATTGTGGCCGGCGAGGTCACCGTCAACAACGAGGTGGTCACCTCGCGCGGGCATTCGCTTATCGACGGCGATACCGTCGGCCTCGGCGAAGACTCAGCAACCGTCGTTGTGGACGGCGAGGACGGCGACTACTTCGACGAACGCACCGCCAACGACGACTTCGACCCCGAGAAGTGGAGGAACATGTAA